The Ischnura elegans chromosome 9, ioIscEleg1.1, whole genome shotgun sequence genome includes the window CGGCAGTTGTTGAGTTGGAGAGgtgtagttactaattaaatatccaattatgtaaaaaaaaacatgtttggcatgtgcatgaaaaactgaatttattcaaggtccatacattttaacatttatgaattttaaattatggtttgataacccgatgactacaatacgtatattagatgttccttccggcatttctatattattctacgttggtattcttgtgaaattgtgtttttcttacgaccttcgttaagctatcagttcataaatgtgaatgattttcaaattatggcggtatgatgttatttctcctcataatatagaagcgccaataataaaaacattgttttaatgcataaaggccttaattaacactctgtaacgatgggataataacagcatctacggaagtgctgaaagtttggcatccattttgccattactctggatgtttgtcgccctggccgtaagaaacccataacaagcttacttgagaagcgacttccttatttcttcctttcaccttatctcaatgacttataatgtgctagctgggtcgTTTTGTGATATATAATGAATCTAGTATTTTGATGGCATCTGAGTAGTTTTCTGAGTCACTAATATACCGAAAGACGTTAGCAGATACATAATTGCAGAGTAATTGCAGTTTACCATCTTCTGAAACCTTGTTCACTTGGCCCAGGAAATTAGCAAATGTTCTTTTCCAGTGTTTCCACTTCGATTCAGCACCCACATGTGAAGGGTCAGTATCAAATCTTTCTGGCTTTAAAAGCTGTTCCATCTTACTAAagaattcttgctgaataaattgtagtaaaatatcgacagtttcagtaaaaacctaatcaaggttttattcagcaagaataacacagtttaagtaaacaacttaagtgttgccacgacaaatacaattattaaaattaagatcaacaacatagtatGTTTATACCACACCAAGGCCCTTATATACTAAGGGCCTTGGTTAGAACCCTATTGTAAATCCCTACAGGGAAATTCCCTAcggggaattggcaatggggattttccccgcagggaatcaatccccgcagggaatcaatccccgcagggaatcattccccgcagggaatcaatccccgcagggaatcattcCCCATAGGGAATCCTGggtacattgtgtacaaattgtattctaaattttcattgcagATATAACCGAGAGTAATGGATAAATACCCAATACAAGTATAACATTTCACTGACTTCATTGGAAGTTAATTTCCCTTAACATTCAATCACTTAAGCTTTTTTACATTAGAGGCAACACATACCTTAAAGTACAACTAATAGTTGAATAATTACTCCAAAATTAATGGGCCAGAACCTGCAGggaatcattgaattttattaattttaggcatATCATTAGATGCctagtaaatacaaaaatacaatcaaataatgaggaaattataCTGTAACCTAAACATTGTATCCTCAAAAACAGAGTAGgatttattataatgtaaaatattgtgtGCTTTACACTGATTTCCTTCACTTCATTTTCTAAATGCTCTGAACAGTCTGAGGAATAACTACAGgcactctctcaaaatgataaatccaagttttcacTGGAGGTACTATCACAAACGTCACATTCAAAATTATTGGCAAGGATGGGTAAAGCAAAacacttattttcaacttttattggAGAAGTTGATCGAGATTGATGAACCAATTGATCGAGAACAGCCACTTCTTTGTTCCTGTTTGATCTTATACTTCATCTAAGTTTGTACCCTCTTTTCTGTAAAAGTTTTTCACTTGTGTTAGGAATAATGTGGTCCTCTAGCATCAATGGATACGAATTTTCTTCATCAGCCTtctcgttaccatttccggggaAAGCATGTTCcttttgcacctccttgggctcttcatgctccagcaggagaatttttctcttcctaattACGGGACAGTCTGGAGAGACTGGGATGCTCTCATCCGGGCAATCTTATACATGTGGCGTCACTGTTTTCTTTATCATCAAAGGACCTTACATCATTTTCCAGTGCATGTAGTTTTCTGCATTCTCttccaactgtaaggcattagtgaaaattttactgaagacacaaatcaatacctaaatgataatgttcatcttaaataattattggattgaaattagGGATTCATAAATCGTATTACTCGTGAAAGAGTAGATACACAAATTTGGTGATTTCTatcgaataaagaaaatgttccatttacttacatttaccaCTTTACATTCTCAGCACTACTATGCTGAAAAAGGCACCTTCCTCAAATCTCATCGTGCATCTTAGAGCCACTTTTTCCGGCGTTGATTTCATGGTGACTGAGAAAGTAATCTTCCAATCCCTTTTCCTAGTCTCCACTGCGAAACAcgtattattttcctcttccacaGCGTAATTCgatgtaaatttgcttgtaaaaaacaagattttccaGCACAGATAGTTTCACAAAATACAGTAACAACGAATGTAAACACAGTTTCGATAGTTTCGATTTTGTTTCGATAGCGATGGCTAGTAAGATGGCCGCCGGCCGTTCTGGCGGAAGTTTCGAAATACGAATTTTAATCCgtcatatttaaataagtacgTGATATAATgggtaaaaatttgtaaattaggtgtattatacgccaaatatatattttccgtagTTATCAAAAGTTGTGCAAATACTTGGTTGTCGCTGTTTGCACATTTTGTAGCCTAGAATGATATATGGGTGACCACATGCATACGATACATACCATTTTTCgagtaatttaattcaataatataaaaattatacataaattacCCATCGTTTAAATTTAAACGGAAAACTCCTTTGACATAGGTAACATTACATCATGGAATATGGATTGAATCCAAATGAATTCCATGGTACATTTCCTTGGTAGTTATGATGGAAACTTCTACATGAAATCCATCTATGATCCATGTGGATTCCATTCCTTATATCCATCATGGATACATCCATCACTTTTCCACCATGGATTCCATGAACGAGTGTTGTCTGGGCAGTAAGGAATTATAATTCCCTGCAGGGATTTCTAATTCCCTGTTGGGAATTCTATTTCCCTGTAGGGAATTCTAATTCCCTGTAGGGAATTCAAATTCCCTATAGGGATTCCACTATATCATACAGGGAATCGATATTCCCTGCAGGGAATTATATTTCCCCATAGGGAACctcaattccctataaggaaaaATAGATCCCTATGGGGAACTAAGAATCCCTGCGGGGAACTACAGGGAATTTCAATTCCCTGCGGGGATCAATGGGGCATTTTCAATAgggaacacttataactcgagaacggctgcaccgattttagtgacattaggctctttggctTCGTCTCatccccggataacatataggacattaaaaaaataataaaagttcacaaaaaaaattcaactttatcttagagatatgtttttaggagttgattgttaagactgtcaaaaaaataagattttttcccgTTTAccaatgtattgactgatctttttaacaataaaaaaaatttaaatgctcaaacatgttaaaaatattaaagtaatgttaaaatagtattaaaataattgaattagaggtaagctcttgtcagctcgaattgagttgtcaacaaacacttaactaccgtgtgtgtaaacacatctccaagcaattgttgattatctgtaatgtccgtgtactctgcatgaattcaaatcttttaactttgtaataaacgaaaactaagtcaccaactatctatctgaatatttaaagtccttggacgcaccctgcttaccacggcacgatttacagctaaaggtaggctctgtgttcatgatctttcgaaacctaagcCAACCAAAACTAtacaacggaacgtgtttggttgtTAAAAAACGGTgacaatgaaagtgattcacgccactatacacTATAAGgagaattcaaagatgaggaagttctcaatccgaagattccatgatcccaacttatatgtcCTTTTGACTTaagcgtattcaatttccaattcgtgttgcattcgtgataacgattaacaaatcgcatggtcagtctttcagttttttaaatgtttgttctcatgtgtcagtgaaaacccatgattttctcatggtaaataatatgtggtatgttaacgagtcggtaaaccatccgctgtatttcttcctttgcttcaagagcgcagctaggaataaaggataggtgcagctaatactggcgggtctgtagggtatagaaaactcgccaaggtaagcaggaggtgtgggggccctcccctgacattttttaggataaaaggttcaaagtGGTTCAAGGTTTTGCGGCTGTgagaacagttaaatattttgtgactcatccgtccccctaatattaataaccaaatgttttataaaaagctgagcttttggggggttttaacccccaaaaacccccctcgctgcgtgcctgctttgcttcgctatttttatttagcttcattcgctttatcttgcgcctgataacaaaacaaaaactgttgtttatcagaaggcgcttgacgcaagacattaaacccgaatgtgtagggcacaccgtggtgcgtttacgcatgccgcacgtttacgcagtgcattttttccaaacagagatactataactggcgcgcctaaagtcatttgatacgaatgctacttcataggggcttttcttgcactattttgagcatcagtcaagcgtcggtctagcgttgcgttaacctgccccgtgaacgattCAAGTTTACTCTGCGGACTtcgacctaaaaacatttttttacggttaataacacaaatagccaacaactgaatgcgtatactttttatttcatcaatattttctcatttaatttataataaatcaaatatgattaaaacgatacagccgctctctatttataaatggtgcaactaaactataatttcattgaattttaggcggtacgaagttcgccgggtcagctagttatataTAAGTCCTGAATATTATATAAGTACgttataaaatattgacttcCCCACTTTGCGTTATCCTTTctcatcaataaacaaatcattttcttaaaatttccacgctTCTCCCCATGCTTACTGTTGTTACAGCTAGTCTTTAAAGCAATCTGCAACCTTGTCCCACAGGGAAGGCATACTCTTTACTTAGTACTTCGATCAGGGttgttatataatatttaaaaatgtagattTTCGGGAACAAAACAGAACCACAATTGAGAGTGATTACAGAACTATGAAAGACGTGAGAAACGACACGACTGAAAACCATCTCCCttccggcaccggcaaaataaaACTACGTGGGCAAGCATACGTAAATCCATACAGCACGAACGGTCGCAAACTGGCATATAGGCCGTGATTTACCcgtgttttatctcgtgtaaaaaccgttattacccgagtaGAACTGGAATAAATCTCGTGTATttatggtcttatgtccgccacaaaccggataatacacgtgtatgcgCAAGGAAAGCAATTGGGGGACTGTTGTAGTTACTCAATCCGCCACCAGGGGAAAGCCTTCTTGAAATAGTGTACTGAATGACCAGAAGATGGCAGTAACCTCGCAATCGGCGGCAAATTCAAATGCGGAATCGAGCGCGCCTGGGATCGCCGCCTACTGTGGAGACTTGATGTCATTTAATAATGAGGCACCCGATATTTGCAATTCCAATTGATAAGAAACCCATATACGGAACCCACAAAACAACATCGCCTACAAATTGGCCCTTGTACCGTAACATTCAGTCAACTCGTCTTCCAGCCAAAAATTACTAAGTGACAGACATTTTCCTGGTATTCAAAAACTATTGCTATCAATTTACCCATGACCTACATTGCAATCATTAGTACAGCTGCCAATGGTAGATGAAAAAGGAAAACGCCCTAAAAAAAACCACCTTACTGTATTGGTAAgaataatattaacaaaaatgaatcCATCTTGCATGATCAATTCAATCCTAGTCAGTTAGCAACCAAATGATataataatgcataataataacattaactaTCCCTAACTTAACTATACCAAATAAACAGGTAAATAACGAAGCTTGCTAAAAGatcaaaattaacaaacaaaCTTCCACACCATTAAACATACCATAAGACTACTTATACTAAAGAGGTAATAAGGAAAGGCAACACATTAGTTCAAACATTTTCGTTTATTGACACAGAAGGTTCCTCGGCATAAAATAATTCGTCAGGAAATACATCCATTCGTCTACGACCGGCTTGCTTGAGCCACTTCTGGATCCTGTCCTTCACCGTCTCCTCAGTTATGCTGGCAAAGCCCACATTGCGAATAGCTCCCcctaaaaacaaacaaaaaaatatttcaaacattttctcaaaAAGATCAAATAATCATTAAACAACATGATAAATGCCGAGTAGGTTGAGAAATGGGATAAAAGAAATCATTTCACTGTTACACACGTAGCTTTAACTAACAATTTAAATTCAAGGTGATTCAATGACCTCCCAAAAGGCAATGCAAGTAaaaaggaagtggaaaataataagtaaaaaattaagacaGAGTAAATGAGCTATGCTACCAATCTTGGTTTCACGCATGTACATTCATTTATGGTGATATgcaatattaattcattaaatatgaaacCTTAATGGAAGAAAACTGTTCACCCTAGGAAGTAACCCATCCACAATCAGATTCACCTTTAATCATGCAGGGTCAACAGACATAAGTTGGAATAATTACCACAGAAAATGCATAAATTCTTATGAAACTGCAAATAGCTCATGAAATGTTCAGCATGTCACgtttattttgtgcatttagaaatttctagttaaaaatgaCTTCTCCTAGATACCAACATGTAGGCAATGGTTATGAATAATGAGTCAAAGACTTTAGTTTGCATAGGACAGACAAATAAGGAATGTTGCTGCTTAAGGGTTTAGTATCAACTAGCAGATCATACCATGCACTATCATTAGCAACGGAGAAGATTCCAACATGTACTTCCCGCTCCTTTGCCCTTTCCAATTACATTGGGCTGCAAAACTGTTAGTCATTAATTTTGATAGAATTGCATTTACTATGGCAGTCTCGTCCTTCCCACCAACCCTGCTCATATCTTGATGCTATGAAAGGGCAAAAATAACAATTAGTGCAAGGGTTACAATGAAGAAAACAGAcagaatacataaatatttgattttaactCACCAGTTTCTCCATTATATCAGGCTGCCTCACCACTGCCATTCCCTCGCAAAACTCAGCGTAATTACCAAATGGTAAATTAAATGGGAGGTCCACAGCCTCCTTGGAGGGTTTTTCCGCTAAAACCTCTGTGAATCCActcttcattttctccattatttcctTCTGGGAAACCTCCAAGCTCATGACCTTGGAACAAAGCCTGCCAAGGTGCTTGTCAACCTCCTGAGaacatattttcgtcattttcttATCTAATGTTTGCATGATGCTAAGCATCTTGTCAAATTTATCACTGAGCTCCTTAAGCTCGTTAGAATCACACTTTTCCAATGCCATGGTCTGACCTAGAGCAAGAGAATACTTAAATTAGTTTTATGAACCAATAGGCAATTAGAAAAAGTGATATTCCAAAATTATCatcattgaatcattcaaaatttaaaccTTGACACACTCACACTGAGCATCGCGGTAAGAGGTTTCTCTTGCTGACGTGTGACATGATGTACTTCTGCCACCTATCGGAAAATCAGTTAAtacaatatgaatgaaaaatatgtgaaaataagtATTTAGACTGGTGCAAAATGTAAAAGCATGTCATAATGAATTCTCCATACCATTTCCACACCTGGAACCACCATCATTCTCCCAACTTACACGTTGGGATAATTGTACTGCCATGTCTGCAAAGGAAGCAAAATATGAgcaacaaagttttaattttgactCATCTCAAACTTGAAAGTTCAATTAAAATTACCGTCTTCACTTGAATCATCTGGTATTGCGGGAAGCAGAAAGAAACGTTGTAATCGACAACCGGTGCCGGCGCCGGCTTCCGATTTGCCGAGTTCATCGCCGGCTTCACCCGAAGGTGCCGGTGACGGCGCCGGCAATGATGCCGGACCGGACTACGTGTATAGGCTTCCATTTGATTGCACTGCATCCGGCGCCGCGCCGGTGCCGGTAACGGCACCGGTTTTTGCCGGTACGAGTGAAAACGGTCTAGGGCAGAACTGGGGGCTTCGGTGGATCAAAAGGTTTTGAAAGAAGagacatttttattgaagtttatcAATGAAGAAGGAGCTTCAATTTGGCAGCAGGAACATGTATTTCGGCTCATGAGCACTGACAGACCCATTCTATATGAACGAAGGAAGTAAATTATAGCTGTGCCAATGATGTAAacgtattaataaatataaaagaaaaacattttctcgctTTTTCCCATATTTCTATATAATCACGGGCGAGGTATTTTACTTTATtgcgtaatatttaaaatattaattttcctggTCGTAAAGAGGTGcatatttccttccttcttctaTCAGGAACTCGTCTCTGGCAGAAAATTTGGTAGCCATCGCTCAGCTCACAACCAAGTGCACGACTGACTGCAGCGATGTCTGCGTCTCGACTGCTTCACGAGCAGTCGGGCCGCAGACGTCGGCGTGTCGGCCAGCCGTTGAACGTGACGGCCGAGCCGCCTCGAAGAAACCACTACAAAGTGTAGTACATAGAATGAGTCAGTGACGGCCGGCCGCGGCAGTGGGACGCAGCCCAGGGACGCCCCAGCAAAACCAGACCTTTAAGCCCTGTACACACGGCGACATTTCTGGCACCATAGATGGCGTGAAATACTGTGCCAAATCTTGCCGGATGGCCTGGCGGCAATCGATGGCGCAGTGCCTGCAAGCAATGTGTACACACGAAGCCCTCACTTGTGCCAGTGGTGGAAACAGTTGAGCCCGAGTGACCGCAGTTCTTccaaaatggctgatattcgagacgtTCAGGATGTGTTAGGAGTAATAGCAGTGGTCGAAGCAGTGAGAGTGgttaggagagaaagagaaagaaataaaaggtgGAGGAATAGAAGGTGGTGGACGAGGCCGTGGATACAGCGGAGAGATGAGggtggaaatgagattcacagtATGCTGTGCAATGAGTTGCGAGTGCGAgagtta containing:
- the LOC124165593 gene encoding uncharacterized protein LOC124165593, with protein sequence MAVQLSQRVSWENDGGSRCGNGGRSTSCHTSARETSYRDAQCQTMALEKCDSNELKELSDKFDKMLSIMQTLDKKMTKICSQEVDKHLGRLCSKVMSLEVSQKEIMEKMKSGFTEVLAEKPSKEAVDLPFNLPFGNYAEFCEGMAVVRQPDIMEKLHQDMSRVGGKDETAIVNAILSKLMTNSFAAQCNWKGQRSGKYMLESSPLLMIVHGGAIRNVGFASITEETVKDRIQKWLKQAGRRRMDVFPDELFYAEEPSVSINENV